One segment of Proteus appendicitidis DNA contains the following:
- the nagC gene encoding DNA-binding transcriptional regulator NagC has product MLMSHNNTETQIGNIDLVKQLNSAIVYRLIDQHGPISRIQIAEQSQLAPASVTKITRQLLERGLIKEVDQQASTGGRRAISIIVEHRNFNTVSVRLGRNDATVALYDLSGKVIIEQHYPLEQSTQNEVEALLINAIDDFIKQNQRRIRELISISVILPGLVDPNKGIVRYMPHMKVDNWALVNSLEKRFSLPCYAGHDIRSLALAENYFGATRDCEDSLLVRIHRGAGAGVIINNKILLNQRGNLGEIGHIQIDPLGERCHCGNFGCLETIASNTAIEAKVRYQLEQGYPSQYLSPTQCQIQDICRAAVKNDPLAVETIKQVGLHLGKAIAIAINLFNPQKVVLAGELTEAAEVLLPSIQSCINTQVLKEFREELPVVTSELDHRSAIGAFALTKRAMLNGELLQQLLEK; this is encoded by the coding sequence ATGCTGATGAGTCATAACAACACTGAAACGCAAATTGGCAATATCGATCTTGTTAAACAACTTAACAGTGCGATTGTGTATCGACTGATTGATCAACACGGGCCAATTTCCCGTATCCAAATAGCCGAACAAAGCCAACTAGCACCAGCCAGTGTGACTAAAATTACTCGTCAGTTGCTTGAACGAGGCTTAATCAAAGAGGTTGATCAACAAGCATCAACAGGTGGTCGTCGCGCAATTTCTATTATTGTTGAACACCGCAATTTTAATACAGTCAGTGTGCGATTAGGGCGTAATGATGCCACTGTTGCTCTTTACGATCTGAGCGGTAAAGTCATCATTGAGCAACACTACCCTTTAGAGCAGAGCACTCAAAATGAAGTTGAAGCTCTGCTTATCAATGCAATTGATGATTTTATTAAACAAAATCAACGTCGCATTCGTGAGCTTATTTCAATTTCCGTGATCTTACCCGGTCTTGTTGATCCAAATAAAGGCATTGTTCGTTATATGCCTCATATGAAAGTAGATAATTGGGCTTTGGTAAATAGCTTAGAAAAACGCTTTAGTCTGCCTTGTTATGCTGGGCATGATATTCGAAGCCTTGCACTCGCTGAAAACTATTTTGGTGCCACTCGAGATTGTGAAGACTCATTACTTGTTCGGATACATCGTGGTGCAGGTGCTGGTGTTATTATTAATAATAAAATTCTGCTCAACCAGCGCGGTAACCTAGGGGAGATTGGTCATATTCAAATCGATCCTCTAGGTGAACGTTGCCATTGTGGTAATTTTGGTTGTTTAGAAACGATTGCATCCAATACAGCTATCGAAGCCAAAGTGCGCTATCAATTAGAGCAAGGCTACCCAAGCCAGTATTTATCGCCAACACAGTGCCAAATCCAAGATATTTGTCGAGCAGCAGTTAAAAATGACCCGCTAGCAGTCGAAACCATTAAACAAGTGGGTTTACACTTAGGTAAAGCTATTGCGATCGCTATTAACCTGTTTAACCCACAAAAAGTGGTTTTAGCGGGTGAATTGACTGAAGCGGCTGAAGTTTTACTTCCCTCAATTCAAAGTTGTATTAATACGCAAGTATTAAAAGAATTCAGAGAAGAGCTTCCGGTTGTCACATCAGAGCTTGATCATCGTTCTGCCATAGGGGCTTTTGCCTTAACTAAACGTGCAATGCTTAATGGAGAATTGCTTCAACAGCTATTAGAAAAGTAA
- the nagA gene encoding N-acetylglucosamine-6-phosphate deacetylase produces the protein MFALTNAVIYTGYDRLENHAIIINGSRIEQVCPQDQLPKDITTRDMKGAIVSPGFIDLQVNGCGGVQFNDTPENVTVETLEIMQKANERLGCTSYLPTLITCSDELMKIGIEATRAYMQKHENKVLGLHLEGPYINVIKKGTHDPQFIRQPSAQMISYLCDNADVIAKITLAPEMVDEKYVRQLIKAGIIVSAGHSNSTYEEARKGFRNGISLSTHLYNAMPYITGRGPGLVGAIYDTPEVYAGIIADGLHVSWANIRNSKRLKGEKLLLVTDATAPAGLDPSKNEMDSFVFAGKTIYYRNGLCVDADGTLSGSSLTMIGAIKNSVIHVGIPLDETLRMATLYPARAIGMEKELGTIEAGKIANLASFDKDFNLCTTFVNGIEITE, from the coding sequence ATGTTTGCCTTAACAAATGCTGTTATTTATACAGGTTACGACCGTTTAGAAAACCACGCCATTATTATTAACGGCTCCCGTATTGAGCAGGTTTGCCCACAGGATCAACTGCCAAAAGATATCACAACTCGTGATATGAAAGGTGCAATTGTCTCTCCCGGTTTTATCGATTTACAGGTTAATGGCTGTGGTGGTGTGCAATTTAATGATACGCCAGAAAATGTCACCGTTGAAACGTTAGAAATAATGCAAAAAGCGAATGAACGTTTAGGTTGCACCAGTTATTTACCAACGTTAATTACCTGTTCTGATGAATTGATGAAAATAGGCATTGAAGCAACTCGTGCTTATATGCAGAAACATGAAAATAAAGTGTTGGGATTACATTTAGAAGGTCCTTATATCAATGTGATTAAAAAAGGGACTCATGATCCACAATTCATTCGTCAACCAAGTGCTCAGATGATTAGCTATTTGTGCGATAATGCCGATGTCATCGCCAAAATCACCCTTGCGCCAGAAATGGTTGATGAAAAGTATGTTCGTCAATTAATCAAAGCAGGTATCATTGTTTCTGCGGGTCATTCCAATTCGACTTATGAAGAAGCGCGTAAAGGGTTCCGTAATGGTATCTCATTATCGACTCACCTTTACAACGCAATGCCTTATATTACAGGCAGAGGTCCGGGGCTTGTCGGTGCCATTTATGATACACCTGAGGTTTATGCTGGTATCATTGCTGATGGTTTACATGTTTCATGGGCAAATATTCGTAACAGCAAGCGCCTGAAAGGTGAAAAACTACTTTTAGTCACAGACGCAACTGCGCCAGCGGGGCTTGATCCTAGTAAAAATGAGATGGATAGCTTCGTTTTTGCAGGTAAAACCATATATTATCGTAATGGCCTTTGTGTCGATGCCGATGGCACATTAAGTGGATCATCACTGACCATGATTGGTGCAATTAAAAATAGCGTGATCCATGTAGGTATTCCATTAGATGAAACATTGCGGATGGCAACACTTTATCCTGCTCGTGCAATTGGAATGGAAAAAGAATTGGGAACAATTGAAGCTGGAAAAATTGCTAACCTTGCTTCTTTTGACAAGGACTTCAACCTTTGCACAACGTTTGTCAATGGTATCGAAATAACTGAATAA
- the nagB gene encoding glucosamine-6-phosphate deaminase codes for MRLIPLSTAKQVGKWSANYIVEKINAFNPTAERPFVLGLPTGGTPLATYKELIELHRAGKVSFQHVVTFNMDEYVGIPSDHSQSYRTFMYENFFNHIDIKDENINLLNGNAEDPQAECERYEAKIKSYGKINLFMGGVGNDGHIAFNEPASSLSSRTRMKTLTEDTRLANSRFFDNNVNHVPKYALTVGVGTLLDAEELMILATGFNKAQAVHAATEGAVNHLWTISCVQLHPKAILVCDDPATMELRVKTLRYFQQIEAQECQKYQD; via the coding sequence ATGAGGTTAATCCCCCTATCCACGGCAAAACAAGTTGGTAAGTGGTCTGCAAATTACATCGTTGAGAAGATCAACGCATTTAATCCAACTGCAGAGCGCCCTTTCGTACTTGGTTTACCGACTGGTGGCACGCCATTGGCGACATATAAAGAATTAATTGAATTACATCGTGCAGGAAAAGTTAGCTTCCAACATGTTGTAACGTTCAATATGGATGAATATGTTGGCATTCCATCAGATCATTCACAAAGTTATCGTACTTTTATGTATGAAAACTTCTTTAATCATATTGATATTAAAGATGAAAATATCAATTTATTAAACGGCAATGCAGAAGATCCACAAGCAGAATGCGAACGTTATGAGGCTAAAATTAAGTCTTATGGCAAAATCAATTTGTTTATGGGCGGTGTAGGTAACGACGGTCACATTGCATTTAATGAACCTGCGTCATCACTCTCTTCACGCACTCGTATGAAAACGCTAACTGAAGATACACGCTTAGCAAATTCACGTTTCTTCGACAATAATGTTAATCATGTTCCTAAATATGCACTAACAGTGGGTGTAGGCACATTATTAGATGCTGAAGAATTAATGATTTTGGCAACTGGTTTTAATAAAGCGCAAGCAGTACATGCGGCAACAGAAGGCGCTGTTAACCATTTATGGACAATTTCCTGTGTTCAGCTTCACCCTAAAGCAATTTTAGTGTGTGATGATCCTGCAACAATGGAATTACGAGTAAAAACATTGCGTTATTTCCAACAGATTGAAGCGCAAGAGTGTCAGAAATACCAAGACTAA